Proteins from one Hyperolius riggenbachi isolate aHypRig1 chromosome 4, aHypRig1.pri, whole genome shotgun sequence genomic window:
- the LOC137504626 gene encoding olfactory receptor 2A14-like — MYYFLCMLSFFDLSYSSTAVPRLLVDLFFSKRTISRPSCVVQIYLIILLEGCECLLLAIMAYDRYVAICQPLHYPVLMRWSICYKLTAMLFIISFIMCIFPSLFMPITICYNQVNHFMCEILALLKLSCDNIASNELVIFSVSFITLLLPFALIIISYICILASVLKIQSAGRAKAFSTCSSHLAVVGIYFGTVMLMYFGPSSQYSTDQEKYSSIFYVIVSPMLNPVIYSLNNKEVKDTIRKLPKYFSH, encoded by the coding sequence ATGTACTACTTCCTTTGTATGCTCTCTTTTTTCGACCTGAGTTATTCATCCACTGCCGTGCCTCGATTGCTGGtagacctctttttttccaagaggACCATTTCAAGACCCTCTTGTGTTGTTCAGATCTACCTCATTATTCTTCTGGAGGGATGTGAGTGTCTTCTGTTGGCCATCATGGCTTATGACCGCTATGTGGCCATCTGCCAACCCCTTCATTATCCCGTTCTTATGCGCTGGAGTATCTGCTACAAACTGACCGCCATGCTATTCATTATAAGCTTCATCATGTGTATTTTCCCTTCATTGTTTATGCCGATTACTATCTGCTACAACCAGGTCAACCACTTTATGTGTGAGATTCTTGCCCTCTTAAAACTATCCTGTGACAACATTGCTTCCAATGAGCTGGTCATCTTTTCCGTCAGCTTCATAACTCTTCTTCTCCCCTTCGCTCTTATTATAAtatcatatatttgtattttgGCCTCTGTATTAAAGATTCAGTCTGCTGGAAGAGCCAAAGCTTTTTCTACTTGCTCTTCTCACCTAGCCGTGGTGGGAATCTACTTTGGGACAGTCATGCTCATGTACTTTGGGCCATCATCTCAATACTCTACCGACCAAGAGAAATACAGCTCCATATTTTATGTCATTGTGTCCCCCATGCTGAACCCTGTCATTTACAGTCTCAACAATAAGGAAGTAAAAGATACAATCAGAAAACTGCCAAAGTATTTTTCCCATTAA